A genomic region of Micromonospora sp. NBRC 110009 contains the following coding sequences:
- the orn gene encoding oligoribonuclease: protein MTGLDLGRDALIEVAALVTDPDLNVLGEGVDVVIHADEAALDGMPEIVRTMHAKSGLTDEVRRSTVSLAEAEDMVLDYVATHVKDPRTAPLCGNSIATDRGFIARDMPRLDAHLHYRMIDVSSIKELCRRWYPRVYFGQPQKGLAHRALADIRESIRELEYYRRTIFVPLPGPDVESAKAIAAQL from the coding sequence ATGACCGGGTTGGACCTCGGCCGGGACGCGCTGATCGAGGTCGCCGCGCTCGTCACCGACCCCGATCTGAACGTGCTCGGTGAGGGCGTCGACGTGGTCATCCACGCCGACGAGGCGGCGCTGGACGGGATGCCGGAGATCGTGCGCACCATGCACGCCAAGTCCGGGCTCACCGACGAGGTCCGCCGCTCCACGGTCAGCCTCGCCGAGGCCGAGGACATGGTGCTCGACTACGTCGCCACCCACGTCAAGGACCCGCGCACCGCGCCGCTGTGCGGCAACTCGATCGCCACCGACCGGGGCTTCATCGCCCGGGACATGCCGCGCCTCGACGCGCACCTGCACTACCGCATGATCGACGTCTCGTCGATCAAGGAACTCTGCCGCCGCTGGTATCCGCGGGTGTACTTCGGGCAGCCGCAGAAGGGGCTGGCCCACCGGGCCCTCGCCGACATCCGGGAGAGCATCCGGGAGCTGGAGTACTACCGGCGGACGATCTTCGTCCCGCTGCCCGGCCCGGACGTGGAGAGCGCCAAGGCGATCGCCGCCCAGCTCTGA
- a CDS encoding PDGLE domain-containing protein, with product MSRRSWPFLLGGLLVALLLAGVVSNYASSHPDGLDSSLLKGCTVNAEGEITGGSCPAQQARHHELADSPLADYGVRGVSNGFLSTGLSGVLGVLITFALGGGLFWLTRRRGTPSGTGDAADEPAARPAGVR from the coding sequence ATGAGCAGGCGGTCCTGGCCCTTCCTCCTCGGCGGCCTGCTGGTCGCCCTGCTGCTGGCCGGCGTGGTCAGCAACTACGCCTCGTCCCACCCGGACGGGCTGGACTCGTCGCTGCTCAAGGGCTGCACGGTGAACGCCGAGGGCGAGATCACCGGCGGGAGCTGCCCGGCCCAGCAGGCCCGGCACCACGAGCTGGCCGACAGCCCGCTGGCCGACTACGGCGTCCGTGGCGTCAGCAACGGCTTCCTCTCCACCGGGCTCTCCGGGGTGCTCGGCGTGTTGATCACCTTCGCCCTCGGCGGCGGCCTGTTCTGGCTGACCCGCCGCCGGGGCACCCCGTCCGGGACGGGCGACGCCGCCGACGAGCCGGCGGCGCGCCCCGCCGGCGTCCGCTGA
- a CDS encoding DsbA family protein — MSSRKGQKNAARVVRQQIAREKRRTRTIITSIAAVVVLVIAGLIGWAVYSSQKSTTYTAPTGANHTGTGILIGQGKVTVDLYEDYLCPVCKQFQETSGPTINQLITDGKVQVVFHPVAFLNRFSTTEYSTRASAASGCAAQGGKFKEFTDQLFAKQPPENSAGLSDDELIDIGAGVGLNRDDFGSCVKDGTYKSWTAHVTDEASKAGVTGTPTIKVNGQDLQDRSPDGIKAAVEAAGK, encoded by the coding sequence ATGAGTAGTCGCAAGGGACAGAAGAACGCGGCCCGGGTGGTCCGCCAGCAGATCGCCCGGGAGAAGCGGCGCACCCGCACGATCATCACCTCGATCGCCGCGGTGGTGGTGCTGGTGATCGCCGGCCTGATCGGCTGGGCCGTGTACTCCAGCCAGAAGTCGACGACCTACACCGCTCCGACCGGCGCCAACCACACCGGCACCGGCATCCTCATCGGCCAGGGCAAGGTCACCGTCGACCTGTACGAGGACTATCTCTGCCCGGTGTGCAAGCAGTTCCAGGAGACCAGCGGGCCGACCATCAACCAGTTGATCACGGACGGCAAGGTGCAGGTGGTCTTCCACCCGGTCGCCTTCCTGAACCGCTTCTCCACCACCGAGTACTCCACCCGCGCCTCGGCCGCCTCCGGCTGCGCCGCCCAGGGTGGCAAGTTCAAGGAGTTCACCGACCAGCTCTTCGCGAAGCAGCCGCCGGAGAACAGCGCCGGGCTCAGCGACGACGAGCTGATCGACATCGGCGCGGGCGTCGGGCTGAACCGGGACGACTTCGGCTCCTGCGTCAAGGACGGCACCTACAAGTCGTGGACCGCGCACGTCACCGACGAGGCCAGCAAGGCCGGCGTCACCGGCACCCCGACCATCAAGGTCAACGGCCAGGACCTCCAGGACCGCAGCCCCGACGGGATCAAGGCGGCGGTGGAGGCGGCCGGCAAGTGA
- the cbiQ gene encoding cobalt ECF transporter T component CbiQ produces MGAGHAHVLYRESTSPVHRLAPEVKIAAMVLFTVAVVATPREAYWAFGGYALLVAVVAALARVGPRWLLSRALIELPFLLFAFALPFFGTGERVDVAGASLSVDGLHGAWNILAKGTLGVLASLLLAATTTTRDLIVGLDRLRCPQVLTQIATFMLRYLDVLVGEARRMRVARVSRGDDPRFLWQLRGFAAGVGALFLRAFERGERVYLAMVSRGYTGRMPAVWQGAGAATAGQWAVAATVPAIAATIAAVALVLT; encoded by the coding sequence ATGGGTGCCGGGCACGCGCACGTGCTCTACCGCGAGTCCACCTCCCCGGTGCACCGCCTCGCGCCGGAGGTCAAGATCGCCGCGATGGTGTTGTTCACCGTCGCGGTGGTGGCCACGCCCCGCGAGGCGTACTGGGCCTTCGGCGGGTACGCCCTGCTGGTAGCGGTGGTGGCCGCGCTGGCCCGGGTCGGGCCGCGCTGGCTGCTCAGTCGGGCGCTGATCGAGCTGCCGTTCTTGCTCTTCGCGTTCGCGCTGCCGTTCTTCGGCACCGGCGAGCGGGTCGACGTGGCCGGGGCGAGCCTCTCGGTGGACGGGCTGCACGGCGCGTGGAACATCCTGGCCAAGGGCACGCTCGGGGTGCTCGCGTCGCTGCTGCTGGCGGCGACCACGACGACGCGGGACCTGATCGTCGGCCTGGACCGGCTGCGCTGCCCGCAGGTGCTCACCCAGATCGCCACCTTCATGCTGCGCTACCTGGACGTGCTGGTCGGGGAGGCCCGGCGGATGCGGGTGGCCCGGGTGTCCCGGGGTGACGACCCGCGCTTCCTCTGGCAGCTGCGCGGGTTCGCCGCCGGGGTGGGTGCGCTCTTCCTGCGCGCCTTCGAGCGCGGCGAGCGGGTCTACCTGGCCATGGTGTCGCGCGGCTACACCGGCCGGATGCCGGCGGTGTGGCAGGGCGCGGGCGCGGCCACCGCCGGGCAGTGGGCCGTCGCCGCGACGGTGCCGGCGATCGCGGCCACCATCGCCGCCGTCGCGCTCGTCCTGACATGA
- a CDS encoding YcnI family copper-binding membrane protein: MIRFRRPATAAALTLAAVATAVFGLAGAASAHVTINPKEATQGGYGRFDFRVPNESDTASTTKVEVVLPENAPLGSVSTKPVAGWTVAVEKRKVDPPIEVHGSQLTEAVSKLTWTATAGGGVKPGEFQEFPVSMGPLPQVDKMVFKVLQTYSDGNVSRWIEEPTPGAEEPENPAPVLTLTAASASASPVASAAPAASGGDDDSDSGAATAFGLAGLVAGLAGLILGGLAFLRTRREPTPKS, from the coding sequence ATGATCCGATTCCGGCGCCCGGCAACCGCTGCCGCGCTCACGCTCGCCGCCGTCGCCACGGCCGTGTTCGGCCTCGCGGGTGCCGCCTCGGCGCACGTCACGATCAACCCGAAGGAGGCGACCCAGGGCGGCTACGGCCGGTTCGACTTCCGGGTGCCGAACGAGAGCGACACGGCGTCGACCACCAAGGTGGAGGTGGTGTTGCCGGAGAACGCGCCGCTCGGATCGGTCTCCACCAAGCCGGTGGCCGGGTGGACGGTCGCGGTGGAGAAGCGCAAGGTGGACCCGCCGATCGAGGTGCACGGCAGCCAGCTCACCGAGGCGGTGTCGAAGCTGACCTGGACCGCGACGGCCGGTGGCGGGGTCAAGCCGGGCGAGTTCCAGGAGTTCCCGGTGTCGATGGGGCCGCTGCCGCAGGTCGACAAGATGGTGTTCAAGGTCCTCCAGACCTACTCGGACGGCAACGTGTCGCGCTGGATCGAGGAGCCGACGCCGGGCGCGGAGGAGCCGGAGAACCCGGCGCCGGTGCTCACCCTGACCGCCGCCTCGGCGTCCGCGTCGCCCGTCGCGAGCGCCGCGCCGGCCGCGTCGGGCGGTGACGACGACTCCGACTCCGGCGCCGCCACCGCGTTCGGGCTGGCCGGCCTGGTCGCCGGCCTGGCCGGCCTGATCCTCGGCGGGCTGGCCTTCCTGCGCACCCGCCGGGAGCCCACGCCGAAGTCCTGA
- a CDS encoding copper resistance CopC/CopD family protein, with protein sequence MTAAVHRRPGAAADRRADRRAVADRRWAARLGTAAGLLVTLVALLLAPATPASAHAVLVSTSPTASAVVPNAPAEVVLTFSEGVRKVPGKIRVIAPDGSRADRGEPTFKGAVVTIPVDSSGARGTYLVSYRVISADSHPVSGAFTYSVGAPSTPPSDTGTDTRADPVVENAVKVAKYLGYLGLLLLVGPALVLAALWPRRLSRRGPARLAWSGLGVLAVATLAELWLQVPYTNGGGLFEATGAGLGDVLGSAYGTAHLVRLGLLAAAAFLLRPLFAGPPGRTDGIILAILGGATLFTWPLAGHPAASPAPAVSVVVDAVHLGSMAVWLGGLVMLAAFLLRRANERELDAILPIWSRWAALAVAALLLAGTVQGLIEVATPKALIDTTYGQLLLAKIVLFALVIGVAAYSRSLVRRRAAAGRPGTMRRAVIAELAITAVVLGVTANLVQTTPARTASANVAGAPAGYFSTTLSSPIYSLQVEIDPAERGNNSLHLYAYTKDNRPQPVKEWKATAALPSAGIEPIEIPLLPLTDNHATGEINLPAAGQWQLRFTVRTSDIDQATVTATVPVK encoded by the coding sequence ATGACTGCTGCCGTACACCGCCGGCCCGGGGCCGCCGCCGATCGTCGGGCCGACCGACGGGCCGTCGCCGACCGTCGCTGGGCCGCCCGGCTGGGTACCGCCGCCGGCCTGCTGGTCACGCTCGTCGCGCTGCTGCTCGCCCCGGCCACCCCGGCCAGCGCCCACGCGGTGCTGGTGAGCACCAGCCCGACCGCCTCCGCCGTGGTGCCGAACGCGCCCGCCGAGGTGGTGCTGACCTTCAGCGAGGGGGTCCGCAAGGTCCCCGGCAAGATCCGGGTGATCGCCCCCGACGGCTCCCGGGCCGACCGGGGTGAGCCGACGTTCAAGGGCGCGGTGGTGACGATCCCGGTGGACTCCTCCGGCGCGCGCGGCACCTACCTGGTGAGCTACCGGGTGATCTCCGCCGACAGCCACCCGGTCTCCGGGGCGTTCACCTACTCGGTGGGCGCGCCGTCGACCCCGCCGAGCGACACCGGCACGGACACCCGGGCCGACCCGGTGGTGGAGAACGCGGTCAAGGTGGCGAAGTACCTCGGCTACCTGGGCCTGCTGTTGCTGGTCGGCCCGGCCCTGGTGCTGGCCGCGCTCTGGCCGCGCCGGCTGTCCCGGCGCGGGCCGGCCCGGCTGGCCTGGTCCGGCCTGGGCGTGCTGGCCGTGGCCACCCTCGCCGAGCTGTGGTTGCAGGTGCCCTACACCAACGGCGGCGGCCTGTTCGAGGCGACCGGCGCCGGTCTCGGCGACGTGCTCGGCAGCGCGTACGGCACCGCGCACCTGGTCCGGCTGGGTCTGCTCGCCGCGGCGGCGTTCCTGCTCCGGCCGCTCTTCGCCGGGCCGCCGGGCCGCACCGACGGGATCATCCTGGCCATCCTCGGCGGGGCGACGCTGTTCACCTGGCCGCTGGCCGGCCACCCGGCGGCCTCCCCGGCGCCGGCGGTCTCGGTCGTGGTGGACGCGGTGCACCTGGGCAGCATGGCCGTCTGGCTGGGCGGCCTGGTGATGCTCGCGGCCTTCCTGCTGCGCCGGGCCAACGAGCGGGAGCTGGATGCGATCCTGCCGATCTGGTCCCGCTGGGCGGCCCTGGCGGTGGCGGCGCTGCTGCTCGCCGGCACCGTGCAGGGGTTGATCGAGGTGGCCACCCCGAAGGCGCTGATCGACACCACGTACGGTCAGCTGCTGCTCGCCAAGATCGTGCTGTTCGCGCTGGTGATCGGGGTGGCCGCGTACTCCAGGTCGCTGGTGCGGCGGCGGGCTGCCGCGGGCCGGCCGGGGACGATGCGCCGAGCGGTGATCGCGGAGCTCGCGATCACCGCGGTGGTGCTCGGCGTCACGGCCAACCTGGTGCAGACCACACCCGCGCGGACCGCCTCCGCCAACGTGGCTGGTGCGCCCGCCGGCTACTTCTCCACCACGCTGTCCAGCCCGATCTACTCGTTGCAGGTGGAGATCGACCCGGCGGAGCGCGGCAACAACTCGCTGCACCTCTACGCGTACACGAAGGACAACCGGCCGCAGCCGGTCAAGGAGTGGAAGGCCACGGCCGCGCTGCCGTCGGCCGGCATCGAGCCGATCGAGATCCCGCTGCTGCCGCTGACCGACAACCACGCCACCGGCGAGATCAACCTGCCGGCGGCGGGGCAGTGGCAGCTCCGCTTCACCGTCCGCACGTCCGACATCGACCAGGCCACGGTGACCGCCACCGTGCCCGTCAAGTAA
- a CDS encoding GNAT family N-acetyltransferase: MSLRFVLDPDLTPELREQIVSLWVDVTNAGGAVGFVAPVTVADVRPVAEATFAEIADGSDRLLVGYEGDRPVGVLIIADHRFHLKTHWRVLKRVMVHPDTQGRGYGAALMREAERIGRELGLAALHVTVRGGLGLESFYDRLGYREVGRLPRALRLAPGDDRDEIFMWLDLAAPAA; this comes from the coding sequence GTGAGTCTGCGTTTCGTCCTCGACCCCGATCTGACCCCCGAGCTGCGCGAGCAGATCGTCTCCCTCTGGGTGGACGTCACCAACGCCGGCGGAGCGGTCGGCTTCGTCGCCCCGGTAACCGTGGCCGACGTCCGTCCCGTGGCCGAGGCGACCTTCGCCGAGATCGCCGACGGGTCGGACCGGCTGCTGGTGGGCTACGAGGGGGACCGCCCGGTCGGCGTCCTGATCATCGCGGACCATCGGTTCCACCTGAAGACCCACTGGCGGGTGCTCAAGCGGGTGATGGTCCACCCGGACACCCAGGGCCGGGGGTACGGCGCCGCGCTGATGCGCGAGGCCGAGCGGATCGGCCGGGAGCTGGGCCTGGCCGCGCTGCACGTCACCGTCCGCGGCGGTCTCGGGCTGGAGTCGTTCTACGACCGGCTCGGGTACCGGGAGGTGGGGCGGCTGCCCCGCGCGCTGCGTCTCGCCCCCGGCGACGACCGGGACGAGATCTTCATGTGGCTCGACCTGGCGGCTCCGGCCGCCTGA
- a CDS encoding sigma-70 family RNA polymerase sigma factor yields the protein MIPAPRDTGADRPDAGHDAARDPATHWALTARAGDPAAQAAFVRATQTEVWRFAAALVDPDSADDLTQETYLRAFRALPGFEGRSSARTWLLGIARRACADHLRTVIRRRRLDERLAAQAATDHPYPDPAGQLGATDLVRRLPADRRAAFVLTQLLGLSYAEAAAVEGVPVGTIRSRVARARGDLVDAAGDALTG from the coding sequence GTGATCCCCGCCCCGCGCGACACCGGCGCCGACCGCCCCGATGCGGGGCACGACGCTGCGCGGGACCCGGCGACCCACTGGGCGCTGACCGCCCGCGCCGGCGACCCGGCCGCCCAGGCCGCCTTCGTCCGGGCCACCCAGACCGAGGTGTGGCGCTTCGCCGCCGCCCTGGTCGACCCGGACAGCGCGGACGACCTGACCCAGGAGACGTACCTGCGGGCGTTCCGGGCGCTGCCCGGGTTCGAGGGGCGGTCGAGCGCGCGGACCTGGCTGCTCGGCATCGCCCGGCGGGCCTGCGCCGACCACCTGCGCACCGTGATCCGCCGGCGGCGACTCGACGAACGGCTCGCCGCGCAGGCGGCCACCGACCACCCCTACCCCGACCCGGCCGGACAGCTCGGCGCCACCGACCTGGTCCGCCGGCTCCCCGCCGACCGGCGCGCCGCGTTCGTGCTCACCCAGCTGCTCGGCCTGTCGTACGCCGAGGCCGCGGCGGTGGAGGGGGTGCCGGTCGGCACCATCCGCTCCCGGGTCGCCCGGGCCCGCGGCGACCTGGTCGACGCCGCCGGCGACGCGCTGACCGGATGA
- a CDS encoding energy-coupling factor ABC transporter ATP-binding protein — MIGYVQTPPSLDVRGVRYAYPDGHVALHGVDLTVPRGDRVALLGPNGAGKTTLVLHLNGILTPTEGTVSVGGLTVSRDRETLAEIRRRVGIVFQDPDDQLFLPTVAEDVAFGPANLGLRGAELAARVDEALAAVGMSEHRDRAPHHLSFGQRRRVAVATVLAMHPEILVLDEPSSNLDPAARRELAEILRGLPVTLLMVTHDLPYAAELCTRSVILDAGRVVADAPTLDILTDEPLLTAHRLELPYGFAPRP; from the coding sequence ATGATCGGGTACGTGCAGACCCCGCCCTCCCTGGACGTGCGTGGCGTCCGGTACGCGTACCCGGACGGTCACGTGGCCCTGCACGGGGTGGACCTGACCGTGCCGCGTGGCGACCGGGTGGCGCTGCTCGGGCCGAACGGCGCCGGCAAGACGACGCTGGTGCTGCACCTCAACGGCATCCTCACCCCGACCGAGGGGACGGTCAGCGTCGGCGGCCTGACGGTCAGCCGGGACCGGGAGACCCTCGCGGAGATCCGCCGCCGGGTGGGCATCGTCTTCCAGGATCCCGACGACCAGCTCTTCCTGCCGACCGTGGCCGAGGACGTCGCGTTCGGGCCGGCGAACCTGGGGCTGCGCGGGGCGGAGCTGGCCGCCCGGGTGGACGAGGCGCTGGCCGCGGTCGGGATGAGCGAGCACCGGGACCGGGCGCCGCACCACCTCTCCTTCGGCCAGCGGCGCCGGGTGGCGGTGGCCACCGTGCTCGCCATGCACCCGGAGATCCTGGTCCTCGACGAGCCGTCGTCGAACCTCGACCCGGCCGCCCGGCGGGAGCTGGCGGAGATCCTGCGCGGCCTGCCGGTGACCCTGCTGATGGTCACCCACGACCTGCCGTACGCGGCGGAGCTCTGCACCCGCTCGGTGATCCTCGACGCCGGCCGCGTCGTCGCCGACGCCCCCACCCTCGACATCCTCACCGACGAGCCCCTCCTGACCGCCCACCGCCTCGAACTCCCCTACGGCTTCGCCCCCCGTCCCTGA
- the bcp gene encoding thioredoxin-dependent thiol peroxidase, translated as MTDRLSPGDAAPEFTLPTDSGGTLSLADLRGRKVILYAYPAAMTPGCTKQACDFRDSLASLQAAGYEVVGISPDKPEKLAKFRDRDAITFPLVADTDKAVLTAYGAYGEKQMYGRTVTGVIRSTFVVDEDGKIERALYNVKATGHVAKLRRDLGLD; from the coding sequence ATGACCGACCGCCTCAGCCCCGGCGACGCCGCCCCCGAATTCACCCTCCCCACCGACAGCGGCGGGACCCTCTCCCTGGCCGACCTGCGCGGCCGCAAGGTCATCCTGTACGCCTACCCGGCCGCCATGACGCCCGGCTGCACCAAGCAGGCCTGCGACTTCCGCGACTCGCTCGCCTCGCTCCAGGCCGCCGGCTACGAGGTGGTGGGCATCTCCCCCGACAAGCCGGAGAAGCTCGCCAAGTTCCGCGACCGGGACGCCATCACCTTCCCGCTGGTCGCCGACACCGACAAGGCCGTGCTGACCGCGTACGGCGCGTACGGCGAGAAGCAGATGTACGGCCGGACCGTCACCGGCGTGATCCGCTCGACCTTCGTCGTCGACGAGGACGGGAAGATCGAGCGGGCGCTCTACAACGTCAAGGCCACCGGGCACGTCGCCAAGCTGCGCCGGGACCTCGGCCTCGACTGA
- a CDS encoding energy-coupling factor ABC transporter permease, whose product METLAMHISNGIIDGPVAAIFAALALAALTFCVLRGRRDLDDRLAPMAGLVAAFIFAVQMLNFPIFTAGVSGHLLGGALAALLVGPWVGALCVAVVLIVQALIFGDGGVAMLGLNITNMALLGTAAGYLLIALLLRVLPRTSTGLAVTAFVSALVSVVVASQGFVLEYWLGGTTDLGGNLTGLAGTMAGVHLLIGIGEGLITATTVVTVAKVRPDLVYALRALKPATPAPVVPVAGGAR is encoded by the coding sequence GTGGAAACCCTGGCGATGCACATCTCGAACGGGATCATCGACGGTCCCGTCGCCGCGATCTTCGCGGCGCTCGCGCTCGCCGCGCTCACCTTCTGCGTGCTGCGCGGGCGCCGCGACCTCGACGACCGGCTGGCGCCGATGGCGGGCCTGGTCGCCGCCTTCATCTTCGCCGTGCAGATGCTCAACTTCCCGATCTTCACCGCCGGGGTCAGCGGACACCTGCTCGGCGGCGCGCTCGCCGCGCTGCTGGTCGGCCCCTGGGTGGGGGCGCTCTGCGTCGCCGTGGTCCTGATCGTGCAGGCCCTGATCTTCGGGGACGGCGGGGTGGCCATGCTCGGTCTCAACATCACCAACATGGCGCTGCTCGGCACCGCCGCCGGCTACCTGCTGATCGCGCTGCTGCTGCGGGTGCTGCCACGTACCTCGACCGGTCTCGCCGTCACCGCCTTCGTCTCCGCCCTGGTCAGCGTGGTGGTCGCCAGCCAGGGCTTCGTCCTGGAGTACTGGCTGGGCGGCACCACCGACCTGGGCGGCAACCTGACCGGGCTGGCCGGCACGATGGCCGGCGTCCACCTGCTGATCGGCATCGGCGAGGGCCTGATCACCGCGACCACCGTGGTCACCGTCGCGAAGGTCCGCCCCGACCTGGTGTACGCGCTGCGCGCCCTGAAGCCGGCCACGCCGGCTCCCGTCGTCCCGGTCGCCGGAGGTGCCCGATGA
- a CDS encoding MauE/DoxX family redox-associated membrane protein, with amino-acid sequence MSTPRIPAARWVTLRPWLSVAARLGLAAVWLVAGGSKVGDLGASGRAVNAYQLMPYDVAAVIGAALPFVELALGVLLLLGLATRMAAGVSTALLVVFITGIASAWARGLAIDCGCFGSGGQLAAGQAPSYLPEILRDLGFLVLAGFLLSRPRTPFSLDGWLAGEPSVEGEDE; translated from the coding sequence GTGAGCACACCTCGGATCCCCGCCGCCCGCTGGGTCACCCTCCGGCCCTGGCTGAGCGTCGCCGCGCGGCTCGGGCTGGCCGCCGTCTGGTTGGTCGCCGGCGGCAGCAAGGTCGGCGACCTCGGCGCCTCCGGCCGGGCGGTCAACGCCTACCAGCTGATGCCCTACGACGTGGCGGCCGTGATCGGCGCGGCGCTGCCCTTCGTGGAGCTGGCGCTCGGCGTACTCCTGCTCCTCGGGCTCGCCACCCGGATGGCCGCCGGCGTCTCCACGGCGCTGCTGGTGGTCTTCATCACCGGCATCGCCTCGGCCTGGGCGCGCGGCCTGGCCATCGACTGCGGGTGCTTCGGCAGCGGCGGCCAGCTCGCCGCCGGCCAGGCCCCGAGCTACCTCCCGGAGATCCTCCGGGACCTGGGATTCCTGGTACTGGCCGGATTCCTGCTGAGCCGGCCCCGCACCCCGTTCTCGCTGGACGGCTGGCTGGCGGGCGAACCATCCGTGGAGGGCGAGGATGAGTAG
- a CDS encoding glycosyltransferase 87 family protein, with translation MPAEPVAPPAVTEDDPGGRAARRLVTVVALLAVLPVLYWPGRVHNFFDLKIYMRAMDWWAAGNPLYDYMQPDRVQGALYFTYPPFAALLLRPFALLPLGATVVIFTGLTVLGVVVTTRWLVTPMVQRHDLPRLFTLTVAVVLVFAVESTRETITFGQINMLLVVLILADLLFAVPGERRWAGVGVGLATALKLFPGIFILYLLATRRWRAAVVASATATVATLLAAAAAPADSWRFWTHELWATDRVGRTDYTGNQSLFGLLSRLTAPEKPSQLPWLLLVLAVTAYGLWRAARAARAGDPLAGLTLTGLVGGLVSPITWTHHLYWFIPAVVVLVDATLDADPRTVSGARRRRWLLAVAVGTAFVIIYGVVTFLDWGVAPARTDNLGEFVARNAYVLLSLLLLVALPTRRARKDRPAAP, from the coding sequence GTGCCCGCCGAACCCGTCGCACCGCCCGCCGTCACCGAGGACGACCCGGGCGGCCGCGCGGCCCGTCGGCTCGTCACGGTGGTGGCGCTCCTGGCGGTGCTGCCGGTGCTCTACTGGCCGGGACGGGTCCACAACTTCTTCGATCTGAAGATTTACATGCGGGCGATGGACTGGTGGGCGGCCGGGAACCCGCTCTACGACTACATGCAGCCCGACCGGGTGCAGGGCGCGCTCTACTTCACCTACCCGCCGTTCGCGGCGCTGCTGCTGCGGCCGTTCGCCCTGCTGCCGCTGGGCGCCACCGTGGTGATCTTCACGGGGCTGACCGTGCTCGGCGTGGTGGTGACGACGCGCTGGCTGGTGACGCCGATGGTCCAGCGGCACGACCTGCCCCGGCTCTTCACGCTCACGGTCGCCGTGGTGCTGGTCTTCGCGGTGGAGAGCACCCGGGAGACCATCACCTTCGGTCAGATCAACATGCTGCTGGTGGTGCTGATCCTCGCCGACCTGCTGTTCGCCGTACCCGGGGAGCGGCGCTGGGCCGGGGTGGGCGTGGGGCTGGCGACGGCGCTGAAGCTCTTTCCCGGCATCTTCATCCTCTACCTGCTGGCCACCCGGCGCTGGCGGGCGGCGGTGGTCGCGTCGGCGACCGCGACGGTCGCGACCCTGCTGGCCGCGGCGGCCGCGCCGGCCGACTCGTGGCGGTTCTGGACGCACGAGCTGTGGGCGACGGACCGGGTGGGACGGACCGACTACACCGGAAACCAGTCGCTGTTCGGCCTGCTCAGCCGTCTCACCGCGCCGGAGAAGCCCAGCCAGCTGCCCTGGCTGCTGCTGGTCCTGGCGGTCACCGCGTACGGGCTGTGGCGGGCGGCCCGGGCCGCGCGGGCCGGCGACCCGCTGGCCGGGCTCACCCTGACCGGCCTGGTCGGCGGGCTGGTCAGCCCGATCACCTGGACCCACCATCTGTACTGGTTCATCCCGGCGGTGGTGGTGCTGGTCGACGCCACCCTGGACGCCGACCCGCGCACGGTGTCCGGCGCCCGCCGGCGCCGCTGGCTGCTCGCCGTCGCGGTCGGCACCGCGTTCGTGATCATCTACGGGGTGGTGACCTTCCTGGACTGGGGTGTCGCTCCGGCGCGGACGGACAACCTCGGTGAGTTCGTCGCCCGGAACGCGTACGTGCTGCTCAGCCTGTTGTTGCTGGTGGCGCTGCCAACTCGGCGGGCCAGGAAGGACAGGCCTGCCGCACCCTGA